One window of Oncorhynchus masou masou isolate Uvic2021 chromosome 28, UVic_Omas_1.1, whole genome shotgun sequence genomic DNA carries:
- the LOC135517219 gene encoding palmitoyltransferase ZDHHC23-B-like yields the protein MKKRANKALEQDEPLCCCEYVDRQGERSHVAACCCDCEDLDDACDRWLKKEPQKANSLSHLVTVMTDRLRVPWFWGGARRVDLSVLPPLLLLPVLLHVAALHFLLGIVVLTALPVLVLWYYYVTHRKKGRTLFFLSLALFSLGYMYYLFLTEVFPRGGVGLTQLGTVTLGVALTLAALVHTKREIRYVWPHPAYVHSTVTYHSPPPDRDPVHNGVGQEVMLANRGSESEQQGQGVEQMDSGQSRNWCSVCRVLRPPRAGHCRICDICVLRLDHHCVWINSCVGQSNHRSFLLTLLLFLLTSLYGISLVLRSVCPQQNLVTALVYCPGVYNQHSSALCFTCAWYSCIVTSGLLHLLILQLINVSYNVTEREARTALRDKTAHSLYWGLVVDTGVYSLGFRGNWAEFLTMGEGPDAPCPSLTDLV from the exons ATGAAGAAGCGAGCCAATAAGGCGTTGGAGCAGGATGAGCCTCTGTGCTGCTGTGAGTATGTGGACCGTCAGGGGGAGCGGAGCCATGTGGCAGCCTGCTGCTGTGACTGTGAGGACCTGGACGATGCCTGTGACAG atggTTGAAAAAAGAGCCCCAGAAGGCCAACTCACTGTCCCACCTGGTTACTGTGATGACCGACCGCCTCCGTGTTCCCTGGTTCTGGGGTGGAGCCCGGCGTGTCGACCTATCGGTGCTCCCCCCGCTGCTCCTACTTCCTGTCCTCCTACACGTCGCAGCCCTTCACTTCCTATTGGGTATAGTTGTTCTGACCGCTCTACCGGTCCTGGTTCTATGGTACTACTATGTCACCCACCGCAAGAAGGGCCGGACCCTGTTCTTCCTCAGCCTGGCCCTGTTCTCCCTGGGCTACATGTACTACCTCTTCCTCACCGAGGTCTTCCCCAGGGGGGGTGTAGGGCTGACCCAGTTGGGCACAGTGACCTTGGGGGTGGCCCTGACTCTGGCCGCCCTTGTCCACACCAAGAGAGAAATTCGCTACGTATGGCCACACCCGGCTTACGTCCACAGCACAGTGACCTATCACAGCCCTCCACCGGACAGAGACCCCGTCCACAACGGGGTCGGGCAGGAAGTAATGCTTGCCAATCGGGGTAGTGAGTCGGAGCAGCAGGGCCAGGGGGTGGAGCAGATGGATAGTGGGCAGAGCAGGAACTGGTGCTCTGTGTGCAGGGTTTTGCGGCCCCCCAGGGCGGGACACTGCAGGATCTGTGACATCTGTGTCCTGAGGCTGGACCACCACTGTGTCTG GATAAACAGCTGTGTGGGCCAGTCCAATCACCGCAGCTTCCTGTtgacactcctcctcttcctgttgaCCTCTCTGTATGGGATCAGTCTGGTGCTGCGCAGCGTGTGTCCTCAACAGAACCTTGTCACCGCTCTGGTCTACTGCCCTGGCGTCTACAACCagcacag ctcAGCACTGTGTTTCACCTGTGCGTGGTATAGCTGCATAGTGACTAGCGGACTACTACACCTGCTGATCCTGCAGCTCATCAATGTCAGCTACAATGTGACGGAGCGAGAGGCGCGCACCGCTCTCCGAGACAAGACTGCCCACAGTCTCTACTGGGGCCTTGTCGTTGACACAGGAGTCTACTCACTTGGTTTCCGTGGCAACTGGGCAGAGTTCCTGACCATGGGAGAAGGCCCGGACGCCCCCTGTCCCAGCCTCACTGACCTGGTGTAG